The DNA segment CCTGGCCCGACCTGGACATCGTGTGGCGGCTGCTGCACCACATCGAGGCGTCGATCGCCGACGTGGACGTGGCCGTCGCGCAGGTGATCACCGGACGGTGACCACGTGATACCGAAGATCATCCTCGGCAAGGGCGGACGCGCCATCCGCCGCCTCATCGGCTACCTCTATGGGCCGGGCAGCGCCAACGAGCACACCGACCCGCACCTGGTCGCGTCCTGGAACGGCTTCGCCCCCGACCCTGGCCGCAGTTCCCACCACAACCCCAAACATGTCGAGGGCCAGCTCACCGCACAGCTCGACCAGCCCGTGAAGATGCTCGGCGACAAAGCCCCGACGACCACGATGTGGCACTGCCCGGTCCGCGCCGCACCCGGGGACCCGATCCTGAGCGACGCCCAGTGGGCGGACATCGCCCGTCGGATCGTGGCCGTGGCCGGCATCGCCCCCGAAGGCGACCAGGAAGCCTGCCGATGGGTGGCAGTCCGTCATGCCGAGGACCACATCCACATCGCCGCCACCCTCGTACGCCAGGATGGCCGCCGCCCCCACCGAGACCACGACATCCGCGCCGTCCAGCGTGAAGCCCGCAAGATCGAAGCCGACTTCGGCCTCCGCCGCCTCAACCCTGGCGACGGCACTGCCGCCAAACGTCCCACCAGCAAGGAGCACTTCAAGGCCAAGCGCCAAGGACAGGACACCACGACCCGCGAGATCCTGCGCACGCGCGTGCGGCGAGCGGTGGCCGCCGCTTCCAACGAGACGGAGTTCTTCGCTCTGTTGGAGGTGACCGGCGTGAGTGTTCGGCCCAAGACCGGACCGTCCGGCGACGTCCTCGGCTACAGCGTCGCTCTACCCGGCGACGTCAACAAATACGGCGAGCTGGTCTGGTTCTCCGGCTCCACCCTCGCCGGTGACCTCTCCCTCCCCAAGATCCGCCACCGCCTCACCGACACCGGCCCCGAACCTGTCACCGCTCGGTCAGTTGACCCTTGGCATCAGGCCACCGCCGCCACCGAACGCATACCTGACCACCTCAGCCGCAGCAGTGACCACATCGCCCAGGGCCAGCTCGTCGCGCTCGGTGGAGTGCTCGACCTGCTGCCGCTCACCGCACCGGCCGATGCGAAGGGGGAACTCGAACAGGCCGCCGCCGTCTTCGAGCGCGCCACCCGCTCCCGGATCATGGCCGACCTCGACAACACCCGCGTCCTGCGCCGCAGCATTCAGACGATCCTGCGCACCCCCACCACAACGGGCGACGGAGCCGGGCTGGCGATGCTGCTGGACGCTGTCCTGATCGCCGTGGCGTTCGCAAGGCACTGGCACCGCACACATCAGCACGCCCAGCAGGAAGCGGCAGCCCAGCAGACACTCGTCCACCTCCAGACCGCGTACGCACATGTCGCCGTCCCAGTCCTGGAGGACCTCGCCCGTTGCGCTCCCGGCCTGCAGACCAAACACCGCTACGCCCGCCACCTCCAGCAGATCATCCCCAAGCATGCCGACCGCATCCTCCAGGACCCCGCCTGGGACGCCCTCAGCACCGCCCTTGCCGACGCAGAAACAGCCGGGCATAACGCGGCCACCCTCCTCGGCCAAGCCCTCGGCCAGCGCACCTTCGCCGACGCCCGCAACCCCGCCCGCACCCTGACCTGGCGCATCCACCGCCTCGGCCAACGCCACACACCCAGCCCCCGCGCCCAAGCAGCCATAGCCCGCAGCACCACACGACGCACCGCTGCTCCGATCCACCCATCGGTGGTCACATCGACCACACCGCAGTCGCCACACGTGCGGCGACGCTGATCACTGTGGTCTGGGTGGCATGAGGGTAAACAAGGTGACCCCGTAAACGCTCGGCCCTGCGGAAGCAGCCCGATGATCCTTGTGCGCCTGAGCTGCCGGCTCCCGTATCGTCGCCCGGGTGACCGACGCGAATGTGGTGGACAGAACGCACATCCCCGCAGACGATCTTGCCGAGCTGATCAGGGTCTTCGACATCGGCGAGGTGCTGGATCGGCGGTACCTGGCCGACGGCCTGATGAACGTGAACTGGCAGCTGGACACCCTGGTCGGCAGGTTCGCCCTCAAGAGGGTCACGGACGTGCCGCGCGAACGGCTGCGGCATAGCCTCGCGGTCCTCCCCGTCCTTGTCTCGCACGACGTTCCCGCGTGCGCTCCGCTGCCCACCGTTTCGGGCGATGTGATCGCCGAAATCGGCGGTAGCAGCTATTGCCTGTTCCCCTGGTCGGACGGGAAGCACGTGCGCGGAATCGATCTGTCCTTGTCGCAGGTGTCCGAACTCGGCGCACACCTCGCTCGACTCCATGTGGCGCTGGGCCACGCCGCCGAAGGCGCGGAGCTGCCCATGCCGGCCTCGGCCACCGCCGAGGTGACGGAGGCCGGACGAGCCGTGGAGAAGGCTGACCGGCTTGCCAGGGCGGTGTTTGCGCAGAGCGTCGGCGACGCCTTCGACGTGGCTGCTTCCACTGCCATCGAAGAGCGCAAGATCCTCCTCGACAAGTACGCCCACCTGCGCCCCGAGGGTGACCTCCCTATGGGGCCGCACGGCTGGACGCACGGTGATTTCCAGTACCGGAACCTCCTCTGGGCGAATGGTGAGCTGGCCACGGTCCTGGACTGGGACCGGCTGGGCATCCGGCCGTACGCGGAGGAGGTCGCGCGTACGGCGCAGGTGCAGTTCGGAGTGGAAGGCGTCTTCGACCTGGAGCGGGTGTCGACGTTCGCGGCCGGCTACCGGTCGGTGATCCCACTGGAGTCGGCCGTGCTGGTCGCCGCCGCCGAGCGGCTGTGGTGGAAGCGGATGACGGACTTCTGGCAGCTCGAATTCCACTACGACCGGCACGACCAGTCCTGCGACGATCTGTTCCTTGCCGACGAGGCGCTGCTTCACTGGTGGACGGAGCGGCTCGATGCGGTGGAGCGGGCGTTCGCCGGGGCTGCCTAGATACCGAGTTCCTGGAGTTCGGGAAGGCACGGTCGCGTGAACCGGGCCGCCCTGCGCAGGGCCCTCAGTCCCAGCGCCTCGCAGTCGGCGTTCCGGATCGTTCGCGCCCACGTCTCGGGATGGGCGGTGCCGGGCAGGACGATCCCTGCGTCGCCGATCGCCTCGGGGATGCCGCCCCTGTCGGTTCCGATGGCCGGGATGCCATGCAGCGCGGCCTCGATGATCACGCGAGGGAAGGCGTCCTCCACGACGGACGGGACCAGAAGCAGTCGGTGGCTTCGGTACAGGGGCCCCATGTCATACACGCGGGGCACGTACGTCACGTTCGAGCGGGCGGCGAAGTCGGCGGCGGTGTCCCACCAGCCTTCGACCAGGGTGAAGTGCTGTTCCGGCATGAGCACGAGGAGCCGGTGCAGCAGTTCCGACCCCTTGGCCGGGATGGGGTTGATCATCAGTACGGACGCGGAACGGATCTCGTCACTGCGTAGTCCGGGTGAAGCGAACGGTGGGTACATCACGGCAAGGCGCGTTCCCGCAGCCTGAAGTGCGCGCGCCCGGACGAACTCCGACACGGCGAGACCGTAATGGGGTCGACCCGCGAGAACAGCCAAGCCCGTGGCGGAGACGGAGTGCAGCAGGCCGGCGACGAGCGTGGTCGTCCGGGCGTGGGCGGCGAGCTGTGCCGAGCCCTCCTGTGAGGTGAACACGACGTCGGGATGGAGCGTACTCAGCAGGCTCCCGAATACATGCTCCACGTTGTTCTGCGTCAACGCCGCGCACTCGATCCCGTTCCACCGGTAGCGCAGAGCGCCTGCTTCCTCGTTGTACGGGACGCGGTGCAAGTCAAGGTGGGCGCGCATCTCCGGGAGCTGGGTGGTCCCGTTCCAGGGGGTTTCGTGCGAGCCGAGGTAGATGACGTGCCAGCCCGAGACGGCGAGTTCTTCGGCGAGGAGCTGCTGTGTGACCTCGGCGCCGCCGATGAGGAACGGGGGCGGTGTGCGACGCCATGCGAAGAGGGCGGTGGGCATCATGATCACCTGGCCCAGAAGGAGATGAGGGCTTCCACGGCCTGGGCGATCTCGTCCGGTCCGGCTTCTGCGGCCAGGACGGTGAGTTCTCGTGTCACGGGCTGCCGGGCCGAGTGCACGAAGTAGTCGTGGGCATGGCCGAGGAAACCGGGTTCGTGGAGGAAGTAGTCAGATCCGGCAGCGGCGTGGCCTGCGGCCATGCGCCGCAGGTGGAGGGATTCGGCCTGAACGTCGAGGTAAAGGGTGTGATCGGGGCGCAGGAACGGGAGCGCCTGGAGCCGGTGGTGAAGCTGGTGGTGGACGCCGTACCCGAACAGGGCGTCCAGGGCGTACGCGTGGGCGAGCAGGGTGTCCACGGAACGGTCGAGGATCACCAGGGGCCTGCCGCTCGCGGTGGCCTGGGCGACCCTGGCGGCCTCGATCTCCATGAACTTCTCGAAGGCGGCGAGTTGGGCAGCTGCGGACCCGGAGCGGGCCGGGGGAATGTCGTCGTGGTGGGCGATGTGTCTGACGTAGCACTCGGAGACGAACGCCTGGGTTCCGAGGGCGGTTTGGCGGAAGTGGCGTATCGCCGTGGACTTGCCGGCATAGGAGGGCCCCTCCAGGGCGACGATCAGCACGTCGGCTCCGTTCGGTAGAAGCGTTCGGCGTAGAGACCGGGCGGGCCGACGAGGTCGGCGGCCGTGGTGAACGCATGCCTGATCGGCCGGTACATCTTCCGGGCCGGATACATCTGGGAGGCATGCATCCGCAGGACGGTGACCTTGTCCAGGACGACGTCGGTGATGTCGACCAGCTCGGGCCGCATCGTCGCCCCCGTGCGCGTA comes from the Streptomyces sp. NBC_01471 genome and includes:
- a CDS encoding relaxase/mobilization nuclease domain-containing protein; the protein is MIPKIILGKGGRAIRRLIGYLYGPGSANEHTDPHLVASWNGFAPDPGRSSHHNPKHVEGQLTAQLDQPVKMLGDKAPTTTMWHCPVRAAPGDPILSDAQWADIARRIVAVAGIAPEGDQEACRWVAVRHAEDHIHIAATLVRQDGRRPHRDHDIRAVQREARKIEADFGLRRLNPGDGTAAKRPTSKEHFKAKRQGQDTTTREILRTRVRRAVAAASNETEFFALLEVTGVSVRPKTGPSGDVLGYSVALPGDVNKYGELVWFSGSTLAGDLSLPKIRHRLTDTGPEPVTARSVDPWHQATAATERIPDHLSRSSDHIAQGQLVALGGVLDLLPLTAPADAKGELEQAAAVFERATRSRIMADLDNTRVLRRSIQTILRTPTTTGDGAGLAMLLDAVLIAVAFARHWHRTHQHAQQEAAAQQTLVHLQTAYAHVAVPVLEDLARCAPGLQTKHRYARHLQQIIPKHADRILQDPAWDALSTALADAETAGHNAATLLGQALGQRTFADARNPARTLTWRIHRLGQRHTPSPRAQAAIARSTTRRTAAPIHPSVVTSTTPQSPHVRRR
- a CDS encoding phosphotransferase, whose translation is MTDANVVDRTHIPADDLAELIRVFDIGEVLDRRYLADGLMNVNWQLDTLVGRFALKRVTDVPRERLRHSLAVLPVLVSHDVPACAPLPTVSGDVIAEIGGSSYCLFPWSDGKHVRGIDLSLSQVSELGAHLARLHVALGHAAEGAELPMPASATAEVTEAGRAVEKADRLARAVFAQSVGDAFDVAASTAIEERKILLDKYAHLRPEGDLPMGPHGWTHGDFQYRNLLWANGELATVLDWDRLGIRPYAEEVARTAQVQFGVEGVFDLERVSTFAAGYRSVIPLESAVLVAAAERLWWKRMTDFWQLEFHYDRHDQSCDDLFLADEALLHWWTERLDAVERAFAGAA
- a CDS encoding glycosyltransferase: MMPTALFAWRRTPPPFLIGGAEVTQQLLAEELAVSGWHVIYLGSHETPWNGTTQLPEMRAHLDLHRVPYNEEAGALRYRWNGIECAALTQNNVEHVFGSLLSTLHPDVVFTSQEGSAQLAAHARTTTLVAGLLHSVSATGLAVLAGRPHYGLAVSEFVRARALQAAGTRLAVMYPPFASPGLRSDEIRSASVLMINPIPAKGSELLHRLLVLMPEQHFTLVEGWWDTAADFAARSNVTYVPRVYDMGPLYRSHRLLLVPSVVEDAFPRVIIEAALHGIPAIGTDRGGIPEAIGDAGIVLPGTAHPETWARTIRNADCEALGLRALRRAARFTRPCLPELQELGI